The bacterium genome segment ATTTTTGATTTTTAATTACAATAAGATAAAACTCGTGAATATATTAAATTGATAAAAAAAACGAATAAAATTAAGAAATATAAAGTTGGATTTATAAAAATAATTTGGGGTTAAGTGAAAAATCGATGAAAGCATATATATTACTTGAAGATGGAACAATATTTGAAGGGAATTCCTGCGGTGCAGATATAACTTCGTTCGGTGAGATTTGTTTCAATACAGGAATGAGCGGCTATCAAGAAATATTGACCGACCCGTCTTATGCAGGTCAAACAGTTGTAATGACGTATCCGCTTATAGGAAATTACGGCATTTGCGATGAAGATGTTGAGTCTAAAAGAATTCAGGTTCAAGGATTTATTGTAAAAGAGCTTTGTGAGATGGAAAGCAACTGGAAAAGTACAAAAAACCTTTCTGATTATTTAAAAGAGCAAAATATTCCTTGTGTTTCAGGTGTTGATACAAGAAGGCTGACAAAAAAAATACGTATATCAGGTGCTATGAACTGCGTAATTACAACACAGAAGCCTGATGAAGAAATTAAAAGCCTGCTGAAACAGCATATTTTCCCTTCTGACGTGGTTAAACAGGTATCTTCCAAAGATTCGCATGTTGAGCTTCCTTCTCAAAATGATAAAAAATACAAAATAGGACTTATTGACCTCGGAGTTAAAAATGGCATAGTTAAACACCTCACTAAGCTTGGATGTGAAGTCCATGTGTTTCCTTTTGATATTGATTCTAAAACCTTATTAACATCTGAGTTTGATGCAGTACTGCTTTCTAACGGGCCTGGAGATCCACAGGCCGTTAAAGAAACAATTAACACAACAAAAGAGCTTATAGGAAAAATGCCGTTATTTGGAATTTGTCTGGGGCACCAGATTTTAGCGCTCGCTTTAGGAGCAAATACTTACAAACTAAAATTCGGACACAGAGGAAGCAACCATCCTGTCATTGATTTAAGGACAAATAAAGTTTATATGACAGCACAAAACCATGGATATGCCGTTTCAAAAGAAAATTTGCCAAAGACTGTTCAAATTACGCATATTAACGTGAATGATGATACTGTAGAAGGTTTTTGCAGTGAACAATTCAACATAAATACAGTTCAGTTTCATCCTGAGGCCGGTCCCGGCCCGTTGGATGCAAATTCTATTTTCAGTGAGTGGATAAAGAGATTGGATTAACAAATGCCAAAAAATAATTCATTAAATAAAATATTAGTAATAGGTTCAGGCCCGATAATCATTGGACAGGCTGCTGAATTTGATTATGCAGGAACACAAGCTTGTAAAGCGCTTAAAGAAGAAGGATTTGAAGTAATTCTTGTTAACAGCAACCCTGCCACAATCATGACTGATGATAACATTGCTGATAGAGTGTATATACAACCTCTAACTGTTAATGCACTCAGTTATATAATAGAAAAAGAAAAACCGGACGGATTACTCCCTACTATGGGAGGGCAAACAGGTTTAAATCTAGCTATAGAGTTACAAGAAGCAGGTATTCTTGATAAATTTGACGTTAAACTCCTGGGCACATCTTTAGATACAATAAAAAAAGCTGAAGACAGAGAATGCTTTAAAAAACTTATGGAAGAAATCGGAGAACCGATTCCTCCAAGCACTATTGTTGATAACATTGAAGAAGGACTTAAATTTGCCGAAAAAATCGGATATCCGATTATTGTCAGACCTGCTTATACGCTGGGCGGAACCGGTGGCGGCATTGCTTCAAATAAATACGAATTGAAAGAAACTCTCCATACAGGGCTGCTTCACAGTAGAATTAATCAGGTTTTACTTGAAAAAAGCATAGCAGGTTGGAAAGAAATTGAATACGAAGTAATGAGAGACTCAAATGACACCTGTATAGTCATTTGTAATATGGAAAATCTTGATCCTGTCGGGATTCACACAGGAGACAGCATTGTAGTTGCACCTTCTCAAACTTTAAGAGATGAAGAATACCAGATGTTAAGGTCTTCTGCAATAAAAATTATTAAAGCCTTAAAAATAGAAGGCGGATGCAATGTTCAGTTTGGATTAAATCCTGAATCTCTTGACTACTGCGTTATAGAAGTAAATCCGAGAGTAAGCAGGTCATCAGCTCTTGCTTCAAAAGCTGCAGGTTATCCTATTGCAAAAATTGCAGCAAAAATTGCAGTGGGGTTTAACCTTCACGAAATACCAAACTATGTTACAAGAAAGACAAAAGCTTCTTTTGAACCATCACTTGATTATATAGTTGTTAAAATCCCCAAATGGCCTTTTGACAAGTTCTCTTATGCCAACAGAAAGCTGGGAACACAGATGAAAGCAACCGGCGAAGTAATGGCTATTGACAGAAACTTTGAAAGTTCTTTCTTAAAAGCCGTAATATCACTCGAAGGCAATGATACAGGTTTAAGAAAACCACATATTACAATGCTTTCAAAGGATGATTTATTAAAAAGACTTGAAACTTGCGATGATGAAAGAATTTTTGTTGTTGCAGAAGCTTTAAGAAAAGGGATTTCTGTTAAAAGAATAAATATCATAACAAAAATCGATAAATGGTTTCTTAACAAAATAAATAATATAATAATTGTTGAAAACAGGCTCCAAACAGAACAAATGACTATTGATTTGCTCAAAAGAGCTGAAACGATGGGATTTACCGACTACGAAATACAGGATTTGTCCAAAGAATCTCTGGCAAAGCTAGATACACTCAGAAGAGCGCACAATCTTTATCCTGTTTACAAAATGGTAGACACTTGTGCGGCTGAATTTGAGTCTTATACCCCTTACTATTACTCAACTTTCGAAGATGAAGATGAAAATATAATCAGTAAAAATCAAAAAATTATAGTAATTGGCTCCGGTCCGATAAGAATAGGACAGGGAATAGAATTTGATTACTGCTCTGTTCACGCAGCATGGGCAATTCAACAGGCTAACTATGAGTCTATAATCATTAATAATAACCCTGAAACAGTCAGTACAGACTTTGATACATCTGATAAACTTTATTTTGAGCCTTTATTTATAGAAGATGTTTTCAACGTAATAAGAAAAGAAATGCCAAAAGGTGTAATCGTTCAATTTGGCGGGCAAACTGCAATAAATCTAGCCCCAAAACTCTTAACAAGAGGAGTTCAAATACTTGGTACTTCTGTAGAATCAATCGATATGGCAGAAGATAGGGAACTTTTTGAAAAACTTCTCACAGAATTAAAAATCCCCCAACCCAAAGGCGCAGCAGTAACTACTCTTAGAGATGCTATTAAAACTGCGGGTGACATTGGTTATCCTGTATTAGTCAGACCTTCTTACGTTATAGGAGGAAGGGCTATGCAAATAGTTTATTCTGATGAAGAGCTTACAAAATACGTAAAAGAAGCTGTTGCTCTATCATCAGAACACCCAATTCTTATTGATCAGTATATAAACGGAAAAGAAATTGAAGTAGACGCAATTTCTGACAAAGATGACATCTTAATTCCAGGGATAATGGAACATATCGAAAGAACGGGCGTACACTCAGGCGACAGTTTCTGCGTCTATCCTTCGCAAACCATTTCTCAAGGTGTTCTTGACAAAATTATCTGCTACACAAAAAAGCTGGCAAAGGCTTTACAGGTTATCGGGTTAATGAACGTGCAGTATGTGGTTAAAGGCGATGATGTTTTTGTAATAGAAGTAAACCCAAGAGCATCAAGAACAGTGCCTATATTGAGTAAAGTGACCAAAATTCCTATGGTAAATATTGCAATACAAGTAATTCTCGGAGAAAAACTTAAAGATTTGACTTATGGAACAGGATTATTGCCAAACACAAGCTTAATTGCCGTAAAAGCTCCTGTATTTTCTTTTCAGAAACTTACAAATGTCGACACTGCGCTTACTCCTGAAATGAAATCAACAGGTGAAGTTCTAGGGATAGATACAGTTTATGAAAAAGCGCTTGTTAAGGCCTTTGAGGGTGCCGGCTATACTTTCCCCGAAAGCGGCAATATTCTTGTTTCTGTAAAAAATAATGATAAAGAAGAAGCATTTGAAATTGTTAGCGAATTCAAAAATCTGGGTTTTAAAGTAATCGCAACACAATTAACAGCTAAATTCCTGAGAAACAAAGGTCTTGATGTTAAGGAAGTCGATAAATTCGACTTTGATAATATACATTCGATGATTAAAAACAACGATGTAAATATTGTTATAAATACTCCAACTATAGGTAAAGTTACAGAAAGATGCGGATTTAAGCTGAGGACATGCGCAGAGCAATATAAAGTTCCTTGCTTTACTTCACTTGATACTGCAAGAGCATATACTGTAGCACTTAAAACAAAGAAAAATAATGAAAAGCTCACATATGATGATATAAATAGCTATATTAAACCACTTTGTTTAAAATAAACCTGCTGTTATACTAAAATTTATTAATAAATTTTGAGGAAATTTTAAATATATGACTATAAACGCCTTTGCATCTATAAATGGAACAAAATTATTTTCAGATAAATTTACTGAATTAAAATATAATTCACTTGGGAAAACAGGATTATTAGTTTCAGAGATTGGCTTTGGAAGTTATAGAATTGACATAAGATCGCCATTAAACAGAGATGCACTCAAAAAAGCTTTATTATC includes the following:
- the carA gene encoding glutamine-hydrolyzing carbamoyl-phosphate synthase small subunit is translated as MKAYILLEDGTIFEGNSCGADITSFGEICFNTGMSGYQEILTDPSYAGQTVVMTYPLIGNYGICDEDVESKRIQVQGFIVKELCEMESNWKSTKNLSDYLKEQNIPCVSGVDTRRLTKKIRISGAMNCVITTQKPDEEIKSLLKQHIFPSDVVKQVSSKDSHVELPSQNDKKYKIGLIDLGVKNGIVKHLTKLGCEVHVFPFDIDSKTLLTSEFDAVLLSNGPGDPQAVKETINTTKELIGKMPLFGICLGHQILALALGANTYKLKFGHRGSNHPVIDLRTNKVYMTAQNHGYAVSKENLPKTVQITHINVNDDTVEGFCSEQFNINTVQFHPEAGPGPLDANSIFSEWIKRLD
- the carB gene encoding carbamoyl-phosphate synthase large subunit; protein product: MPKNNSLNKILVIGSGPIIIGQAAEFDYAGTQACKALKEEGFEVILVNSNPATIMTDDNIADRVYIQPLTVNALSYIIEKEKPDGLLPTMGGQTGLNLAIELQEAGILDKFDVKLLGTSLDTIKKAEDRECFKKLMEEIGEPIPPSTIVDNIEEGLKFAEKIGYPIIVRPAYTLGGTGGGIASNKYELKETLHTGLLHSRINQVLLEKSIAGWKEIEYEVMRDSNDTCIVICNMENLDPVGIHTGDSIVVAPSQTLRDEEYQMLRSSAIKIIKALKIEGGCNVQFGLNPESLDYCVIEVNPRVSRSSALASKAAGYPIAKIAAKIAVGFNLHEIPNYVTRKTKASFEPSLDYIVVKIPKWPFDKFSYANRKLGTQMKATGEVMAIDRNFESSFLKAVISLEGNDTGLRKPHITMLSKDDLLKRLETCDDERIFVVAEALRKGISVKRINIITKIDKWFLNKINNIIIVENRLQTEQMTIDLLKRAETMGFTDYEIQDLSKESLAKLDTLRRAHNLYPVYKMVDTCAAEFESYTPYYYSTFEDEDENIISKNQKIIVIGSGPIRIGQGIEFDYCSVHAAWAIQQANYESIIINNNPETVSTDFDTSDKLYFEPLFIEDVFNVIRKEMPKGVIVQFGGQTAINLAPKLLTRGVQILGTSVESIDMAEDRELFEKLLTELKIPQPKGAAVTTLRDAIKTAGDIGYPVLVRPSYVIGGRAMQIVYSDEELTKYVKEAVALSSEHPILIDQYINGKEIEVDAISDKDDILIPGIMEHIERTGVHSGDSFCVYPSQTISQGVLDKIICYTKKLAKALQVIGLMNVQYVVKGDDVFVIEVNPRASRTVPILSKVTKIPMVNIAIQVILGEKLKDLTYGTGLLPNTSLIAVKAPVFSFQKLTNVDTALTPEMKSTGEVLGIDTVYEKALVKAFEGAGYTFPESGNILVSVKNNDKEEAFEIVSEFKNLGFKVIATQLTAKFLRNKGLDVKEVDKFDFDNIHSMIKNNDVNIVINTPTIGKVTERCGFKLRTCAEQYKVPCFTSLDTARAYTVALKTKKNNEKLTYDDINSYIKPLCLK